The genome window CCACGACGTTAATGCCTTGTTCGCCTAACTGTTTTTTAAAAGCCTGCTCATCACTTGTTGATTGCAGGGCAATGGTAACGGCTGATTGCAAAGTTTTTTGGCTTGGATGGTTTTTCAAAACTGTTTTGCTTTTCTCAAAATGTAATTCTACAGATGTAAATCCAGCACTTTTTCCGAACAGAGAAGCCTTGAACGGATGTCCGGCTCTTTCTCCTTTTTCATTTAACGGAATGTACAATAAACCTTTCTGCATTTTTCCCTGCAATTCGCCCTCCACTTTTTCGGTAGTAATATTGAACAGCGAAAGTAAAGCGTTGTATTCTCCCAAAGTTTGGTATTGATAGTAGTTGGGCAGATGGCGTATGACGGAAGCTATCTGACTTTTCACATCGCCTGCCCGATAATCTATCGGGCGGAAAATCTTGTCGTTTTGATTACGCTCTTTGTTCGTTGCGGGTATTAATCCGTGTTTCCTTTCCAGTTCACGGCATACATTCATAGACCGCATTTTCTCGAATTTATCCGAAATCTTTTTGCCCTCTTCATCCACGCAAACCGATACAATATGAATATGACTACGGTCAATATCCGTGTGTTTGAATACCACAAAAGGCTGTTCGCCGTAACCCATTTCCCTCATATAATCTTTCGCCATTTCCCTGTACCTGTCATCGCTTACCTTATCTTTAGGGTCGGGATTGAGCGAAATATGCAAGGTATGTTTCTCGGTATTGCGGTTGGCTATCAGGTAAGGCGCAAAAGATTGGGCTAATTGAGCAACGGAATAATGACCGTTAGCGGTTTCAATCATCTTATTGGCAAACAAAATATATCCGTTTTCGTTCTCTACTTTGAGCTGATTGTATGCCAATGCGCCGTATAAATTTCCACTTCTGCCAATTTTTGCTATCATTTTTAAGGCTGTTTTTTCAAATGTTTTGCTTCAAATTCCTCGCTTATCTGAATGATTTTTTGACATAGCATCGCCATTTCAGCCGTCTGTTTTTCCAATTTGTAAAGGAACGCCCCTGCTTTTTTCTCGGAAAAATGCTTGTACAACAACTTTACAATCTGGTTGTAATTAACACCTACGGAGCGGAATTGACTGTGAAAAGAAGTCAATCGCATATAAAAATCAACCGTTCCTTTATCAATTTTAACCGATTTCATTTCCTTACTGAACAGCAGGGAAATTATAAATTTTGCTTTATTAGGCATTCCCGATGCTTCCAAAAGCGATAAAAGTTTGGCATTTTCTTCGTCTGTAAGACGGAAAACGTGGCGGTGGATGCTCGGGTCGGTTTTTGGTTTGCGTCCGCCTTTATTCTGTTTTTGGTTATTGTTTTCGTTCATCACTAATCCATTTTTAACTCACACAAAATCTCGACTTCGGAGAGGTTTTTTAGCTCCCAGCAGGGCAAGTTGTTTTGAGGCACTAACTCGGTTTCGAGTGCCTCAAAACACAACTTGCCGTGTTCTGTTGAACACAAAAATCCGCCCTGCGGGACGGATTAAATGTAACAGGGAAAAACGGCTCGAAGCCATTACCATTAATCTCCATTTTGTCAAAAGACTTTTGCATAAATCCGTTAATAAAATTCATTATACAAAGTAAACTCCTCTTTACGAAAGGATTGTACTATACGGAAGTGCCAAACACTGCCTTTGAACGCCAAACCATGCCAGGTTAATAAAAGCACCTATATATCTGCATTTCTTTGTACTTATAAACAGATATAAGGGCATAAGTGGCTGTGCAGGTAACAACGTAAATACGTAAGCACCGATATAGAAAGGTGCAATAATATGGATGTAAACAGGTACTTCAATCTGTACTTGTCTATGTGGTTAAGCACATAAGGTTTTAAGCAGATATGTTGGTAAAAAACTGCTTATCTGCATACGAATATAAATACGTATTCGGCTATATAGACAGCTCTCGGCATACTTGCGTCTGTACAGGTTTATGAACATAGATCCAATGATGCATAACTAACTGCTTATATGCGGGCATAAGTAATTGGATATATAAATAATTAAATAAGTAGAAATATGAACACAAAACACAAAACAGTATTTATCGCCTTTTCTTCTCAAAAAGGCGGTGTTGGCAAAAGCACCTTTACAACGCTTGTTGCAAGTACGATGCACTATCGGTTAGGCTACAACGTAGCCGTATTTGATGCGGATTTTCCACAGCACAGTCTTATGAAAATGAAGACAAGGGATTTGGCTATGGTAATGGAAAATGAGGCTTTGAAAAAGCTGGCGTACAAACAATTTACTACCATCAACAAAAAAGCCTACCCGATTATCCAGTGCAAGGCTGATAGCGTATTGGAAGAGGGTCACGAATTTGTAAACGCTTCTGCCGTTCCGGTTGACATTGTATTCTTTGACCTACCAGGAACCGTAAACACGCCCGGCATTCTGAAAGCATTAGCAGGAATGCACCACATTTTTACACCTATTATGGCAGATCGTGTGGTAATGGAAAGTACGCTCATCTTCACACAGCTTTTGCAGGACGTGATTATGAAAAAAGGAGAAACTTTCATAGAAACTATTAACTTGTTTTGGAACCAAGTTGATGGTAGGGAAAGCACGCCCTTATATAGAGTGTATAACCAACTTATTAAGCAGTTAGGGTTAAGTCTGATGCAAAGCCAAATCAAAAGCAGTACCCGTTTTCGTAAAGAAAGCGAAGTGGATAGCAAAACCGTTTTCCGTTCTACCGTGATGCCTCCCGATGAACGTTTGATGAAAGCCTGTCAGTTAGACCTGTTCATAGACGAATTTTTGAAAATCATTCAATTATAGCCCTATGGAGAAAGACAATAAAAGAAAAGCCACGCCTGATATTAACGAGGAACTAATGATGAACCTTATGGTGGACGGCATTAAAAAGGACGGATTACAGCTTCCGCCTGAACCGCCGATCGAAGCACTCGAAAAAGAAGAGATTAAGCTTAAAGAAGTAACACAGGTGAAACCTGCGGGTAAAGAAAAAGTCAGAACTAAAAAGACAAGTGAAGCAGATTATGAAAGTATCTTTTTCAGAAGACCCGATACCAATGCCCGTGACGGGAAAACAGTTTATATCCGACCAGATTTTCACGAAAAACTGTCACGGATTGTCCAAGTAATAGGCGAAGACAAAATAACTATTTATGCCTATTTAGACAATTTGCTGGATTACCATTTTCAGGAATTTGGCGACCAGATTACCAAGAGTTTTAATGATAAATACAAACCCATTTTATAAACTATGGAAACAGTAATTGTGATATGTCTGCTGATAATAATTGTCCTGCTTTTGCAGGACAAGATTATCATTAAAAAAAGGTCAGAGCAAAAGCCGATGCAGGAAAAAGTTAATCCAAATCTGCCCGATATTATGGGTCAGCCTAAGCCTGTAAGAAGACTTTACGTGCCAAACACTGCCAATGAGAGCCAAATTGAGGAACCGGAGATTAACCCTGATAATTTAGACATTGAATACGACGAAAATGAAAACGCAGGTATTCAAATTCCGCAGTCAGCGCTGGACGAAGTTTTCAGTAATATGCCTGATTTGGAGGAAGAGGAAGAAGAATGGAACAGGTACGGAATATCCGGTGGCGATAACAGTCTTGCCCAAGGGGTTACCTACGAGGAATTAAGCTCTGTAGGGCAGTTGCTCCAAAAGGGAAATTTGGAACAATCCCAAAAAGAAACAGCCATAGCAATAGTTCAAAAATTACAGGGAACCGAATTATTCAGCCTACTGGAAAATTCTATAGAGAATGCTTCCCGTAAAATAGCCGAGCTATTGGACAGTAGCCTTTCTTCTGATACGGATGCTGGTTCTTCCACTTTGCGGAAAAATGATTTGGAAGATTTTGATATTGGGGAGTTTGTCTGAAAAGACGACTTCCCTTTGTTCTTTAAAAATAGAATATTATGGAACGAGAATTACCGACAGTGAACATCGAAGGAACGGATTTTTTTGTAGATGTTATAAAAAATGAATTAAAGGAAAAAGGCAACCCTCAAAATAGGATGAGCATTAAAAAGATGCTGTATGTTGGTGATGGTTACCGTTTTCAGTATGATATGACAATCAATAATTTTCTTCCTTTTGGAGTATCAATGGCTCTGGGCAATAACAACCATTCAAAGGAAATAAAAATCCCCAATCTTGTAGAGCTCGATCCTATAGGTATGGCAAAAAAGTACAATCTAACAATAGAAGAAATTTCGGGAAAGACAGATTTTGAATTGACGATAAAACCGGGAAGTCCGATTGATTTGCGATGGAACAAAAAAATATTGCCAACATTGGATATTGCTGGACACACCTTTTATGTTGATTTAGTGATGGACAAGCTTCGACCAAAAGATGACTTTAGGTCCAAAGGAATAGATTTATCTGAAATAAGGGAGTATTATGATCGTTATTACCAGACATATATTATTCCTTATAATCCAAAAACGCGTGAATTTCAGGAAGTGGGTATTCGTACCATTACCGAACTGCCCAAGGAAATCATAGTGATAAAATTTCCGCATCTTAGTGAATTGGATAATGTTGGCTGGAACATAAAATATGGTTTTGGGCCCGGACACCTTATAAAAGAAGATACTCTTCAATTACACTTTAAAGCGAGAACACTACCATGGAAGGAAACCAACATTCCAAAAAATATTAAGTTAAACCTTGAAGAACAAAAATTGGAACAAAAAGAGAAAATAGAAGCCAAGAAATTATCAGATATATTCCCTGAACAAAAAAATGGTAGAAAAATGTAAAATTTTCTATATAAAAGAAGCGTCAGAGCCAAAAGTTCTGGCATTTTTTTATGCCCAATTTTTGCTCAGAAAATACAGGGAACCGAATTATTCAGCCTATTGAAAAATTCCATAGAAAGTGCGTCCCATAAAATAGTCGAACTGTTGGACGGGAGCCTTTCTTCTGAAACGGATGCTGGTTCTTCCACTTTGCGGAAAAATGATTTGGAGGATTTTGATATTGGGGGTTTGTGTGAGCAAGCATCTTTTTGCAACTTGGGTTGTTGTTATAGAATTAAAAAAGTGATGTTTATGAAGAGATTTGGAAAGACAAAATCAACTATTGTAAAACTGTTTTAGTTTTTGCTCTATTTTTTTCCCCTTTCGGAAAAATAAATACAAAGCTATTATATGTATTATTAAAAAAATGATAACTTGCTTTTAGTTGTTCTCCATTTTTTGTCATCAAAGAAATTGTTCCATTTTCAAGAAATTTTTTTTTGAATTTGAAATCTTGAACGAATGCCCATTTAAAACCAAATTCATCAGGAAGTGTTAATTCCCCAAACTCCTGTAGAAAAAATTTTGAATAAAACAAATCTCTTGTAGTCAATATATTTGTGAATCCATTTTCATTTACAGGATGATTCAATACAAGTAAAGCACATTTGTTTTTAGATTGCAATACATAATTTCTAAAGGTAGAATGTACAGATGCACCAAATTTTTTTCTTAAAGCAATGACTGAACCTAATCCCAAATTTAACTTTTCACATTCTTCTAGAAACCTTTCATGTTGAAATAATGTGATAGAAGCAAAATAGTTAGCTTCAGCTTCAAATTGCTCATCATACTCTTCACTTAAAGTTTCGTCATTATCTAAAGCCAAGATAATTTCATCTTGCCATGATAAGACTCCATGTCCAATTTCATGTAATTTGACAAAATTCTTTTTTCCAATATTTTTATCAAGATTCGCATCTATGTATATGATTTTCTCTTCTCTGTAAAAAAAACCTTTTATTTTTGATAGAGCATGTACTAGAGCCTTTTTTGAAGGATCTATTAGTTTTTCTTTGAAGGAGTCAAAAAAAGAATTATCGATGTTTTGCAAGTCAATTTTGTTATCAACTGCAAAATTAGAGTATGATAAAATCTTATCTACGGGTGTAGGGAAAATATCAAAAGATTTACTTTCTTTTAGAATGTTATACGATACCTTTTCAATTTCTTTTCGAGTAAAATCATCTATCATAATTCCCTTTTTCGTGATTTAATAAATTCTAAATATTTCAATATATCATTTCTTTCATCTTCTGTTAAATCTTCCGCTCGAAAAGCTATTTTTTGGGCAAAGTTTAAGTTAATTTCTTCTTGTTGAGCTTCTTTCTTATCTATCATTTTAGCATTTGAAAGAAGTGTTTTTAATGAGACTTTATATAGAGATGACAGTTTTGATAAGATATGTACAGATGGATTTTTAATTTTGTCATTTTCTAATTGGCTAAGATAGGCATTAGAAATATCGGTCATTTCTTCTACTTGTCTCAATGTCAGTCCTACATTTTTCCTTGCATCTTTTAAAGTTGATCCTAGTGAGCTCATCTTTTCATCTTTTTTATACAAAGATATAATAAATGCTTAATATATCAAGCGTAATTTTAATTAAAATCTAAATATATAAAAAATATTTGCTTGATATATTTAGATTTTTATATATTTGCAATATTAATTTAAACTATAAAAATAGAATTATGGCAAATTATCATGTAACACAAAAGAAAGGACAAGAAGGATGGAATGTTCAAAAAGAAAGTGGCAAGAAAGCTTCAGCCATTGTAAGTACACAAAAGCAAGCGGAACAACTTGCAAAACAGTTTTCAGCAAACAATGGTGGTGGTGAAGTAAGAATACATCGTCCGAATGGTGGACCGATTAGGGACAGTGATACCGTCAAGCCTGGAAATGATCCAAAATCAATGAAAGACACAAAATTTTAATGAGAAGAAAGCGATTAAGAAAAAAAAACCAGGCAAAAATCACCTGGCTTAATTCATAAAGGAAACAAAAGCCCTTGCAAGGCTCTTGGTAATAATGTTTTTTGCACTTCAAAACTACCTCCTTTATTTGAAATAAGCAAGCTTTTGATGATTTTGAACCTACGAACCTAATGATTGAGGAGTAGGGGCTAGGTATTAATTTTATAAAATTTCAATTGCACAAAAGATAAAACTATTCTAGGGCAAGCCCTACCATTGCTGAAATGATAGGCAATGGACAATTTTTATAAATCAATATTAAAATTATTTAGAAGATGAATTCAAATAATAATCAAGGGGCACCATACTCCCCTAATTCAAAAGTACCCTTAAAGTTTGTAATAGAAGGTAAAGGATATGAAGCCTTTGATCAGTACAAAACAGGGGCTGAACTAAAGCAGCTTTCAGGAATACCTTTAGATACCGAGTTGTTTTTGTCAATCAGTAAGCCATATCAGGATGAGCTTATTGAAAATGAGAAACAAGTTAATCTGGCTCGACCTGAAACAGAGTATTTCTTTGTGAAGAAAAAGCTTCAGTTCTTTATTAATGACAAGCCATTTACTTGGTATAAACAATATATTCGAGGTATTCAAATCAGAGAACTCGGCAGTATTCCTGTTGAAGATGATATCTTTCTTGACATTAAACAAGATTGGCAAGATGATCAAATATTAGATGAAGAAGTTGTTGACTTAGCTCGTCCAGGTAAAGAGAAATTTTTCTCTAAACCAAGACCAATGGAAGTAACAATAATTGTAAACGCTCGTCCGCATATATGGAAAGAAGTAAATATTTCTTTTGAACAATTAGTTGTGTTGGCTTTCGGAGCATATGACAATAATCCAAATAAGGGTTATACAGTTACTTACAGTAGAGGTTGGGAACCTAAACCAGAAGGCACTATGGTGAAAGCTTCAAGTGTTCTTGTCAAAAATAAAATGATTTTCGATGTCACAGCAACTGATAAATCATAGTCCTGACCTTAAACGTCTAAGAGACGAAGGTTATGAGATCGAGGTTATTGGTGGATATTTACTTATCCACCATATACCTTTTGTTGATCTAAATAGACAAATCCAGTATGGAGTATTGGTAAGTACGCTTATGTTATGCAACAATCACCGAACGGGAATGCCGGATAACCATGTTATTCATTTTATAGGGGAGAATCCCTGTGAAATTGACGGTACAGTTATAACAGCTATTCAACATAGTAACACTACTTCTGTGTTGAATCATCTGATTACAGTAAACAGGTCTTTTTCAAATAAGCCTGTTGCTGGATATCCAAACTACTATGAAAAAGTCAAGAGGTATGCAGACATCATTTCCGCTCCTGCGAAATATATGAATCCATTGGTTACTGAAAAGACTTTTAAAGTTATAGCGGACAGTTGCAATGAAACGGTATTTCAATACATTGATACTAATTCGAGTCGCGCAAACATCGAATCGATTAATGCA of Flavobacterium marginilacus contains these proteins:
- the mobB gene encoding conjugal transfer protein MobB, which codes for MIAKIGRSGNLYGALAYNQLKVENENGYILFANKMIETANGHYSVAQLAQSFAPYLIANRNTEKHTLHISLNPDPKDKVSDDRYREMAKDYMREMGYGEQPFVVFKHTDIDRSHIHIVSVCVDEEGKKISDKFEKMRSMNVCRELERKHGLIPATNKERNQNDKIFRPIDYRAGDVKSQIASVIRHLPNYYQYQTLGEYNALLSLFNITTEKVEGELQGKMQKGLLYIPLNEKGERAGHPFKASLFGKSAGFTSVELHFEKSKTVLKNHPSQKTLQSAVTIALQSTSDEQAFKKQLGEQGINVVVRRNDTGRIYGITFIDHNSKAVWNESRLSKELSANTFNDYWNNNIKPDINIKPDIKEPVKLQSKISRPNDAGLPAEEPHQLFNFLNTIEKHEDGLIEALGGLLPETQGEDYEEQDFTNKMKKKRKRNTGN
- the mobA gene encoding conjugal transfer protein MobA, translating into MNENNNQKQNKGGRKPKTDPSIHRHVFRLTDEENAKLLSLLEASGMPNKAKFIISLLFSKEMKSVKIDKGTVDFYMRLTSFHSQFRSVGVNYNQIVKLLYKHFSEKKAGAFLYKLEKQTAEMAMLCQKIIQISEEFEAKHLKKQP
- a CDS encoding ParA family protein is translated as MNTKHKTVFIAFSSQKGGVGKSTFTTLVASTMHYRLGYNVAVFDADFPQHSLMKMKTRDLAMVMENEALKKLAYKQFTTINKKAYPIIQCKADSVLEEGHEFVNASAVPVDIVFFDLPGTVNTPGILKALAGMHHIFTPIMADRVVMESTLIFTQLLQDVIMKKGETFIETINLFWNQVDGRESTPLYRVYNQLIKQLGLSLMQSQIKSSTRFRKESEVDSKTVFRSTVMPPDERLMKACQLDLFIDEFLKIIQL
- a CDS encoding DUF3408 domain-containing protein — its product is MEKDNKRKATPDINEELMMNLMVDGIKKDGLQLPPEPPIEALEKEEIKLKEVTQVKPAGKEKVRTKKTSEADYESIFFRRPDTNARDGKTVYIRPDFHEKLSRIVQVIGEDKITIYAYLDNLLDYHFQEFGDQITKSFNDKYKPIL
- a CDS encoding conjugal transfer protein TraD, encoding METVIVICLLIIIVLLLQDKIIIKKRSEQKPMQEKVNPNLPDIMGQPKPVRRLYVPNTANESQIEEPEINPDNLDIEYDENENAGIQIPQSALDEVFSNMPDLEEEEEEWNRYGISGGDNSLAQGVTYEELSSVGQLLQKGNLEQSQKETAIAIVQKLQGTELFSLLENSIENASRKIAELLDSSLSSDTDAGSSTLRKNDLEDFDIGEFV
- a CDS encoding ImmA/IrrE family metallo-endopeptidase, producing the protein MIDDFTRKEIEKVSYNILKESKSFDIFPTPVDKILSYSNFAVDNKIDLQNIDNSFFDSFKEKLIDPSKKALVHALSKIKGFFYREEKIIYIDANLDKNIGKKNFVKLHEIGHGVLSWQDEIILALDNDETLSEEYDEQFEAEANYFASITLFQHERFLEECEKLNLGLGSVIALRKKFGASVHSTFRNYVLQSKNKCALLVLNHPVNENGFTNILTTRDLFYSKFFLQEFGELTLPDEFGFKWAFVQDFKFKKKFLENGTISLMTKNGEQLKASYHFFNNTYNSFVFIFPKGEKNRAKTKTVLQ
- a CDS encoding helix-turn-helix domain-containing protein, with amino-acid sequence MSSLGSTLKDARKNVGLTLRQVEEMTDISNAYLSQLENDKIKNPSVHILSKLSSLYKVSLKTLLSNAKMIDKKEAQQEEINLNFAQKIAFRAEDLTEDERNDILKYLEFIKSRKREL
- a CDS encoding DUF2188 domain-containing protein; this encodes MANYHVTQKKGQEGWNVQKESGKKASAIVSTQKQAEQLAKQFSANNGGGEVRIHRPNGGPIRDSDTVKPGNDPKSMKDTKF
- a CDS encoding multiubiquitin domain-containing protein; translated protein: MNSNNNQGAPYSPNSKVPLKFVIEGKGYEAFDQYKTGAELKQLSGIPLDTELFLSISKPYQDELIENEKQVNLARPETEYFFVKKKLQFFINDKPFTWYKQYIRGIQIRELGSIPVEDDIFLDIKQDWQDDQILDEEVVDLARPGKEKFFSKPRPMEVTIIVNARPHIWKEVNISFEQLVVLAFGAYDNNPNKGYTVTYSRGWEPKPEGTMVKASSVLVKNKMIFDVTATDKS